A stretch of the Sphingosinithalassobacter tenebrarum genome encodes the following:
- a CDS encoding ribose-phosphate pyrophosphokinase translates to MKLIAGNSNLPLAQAISGYLEIPLTEANVRRFADEEIFVEVLENVRGEDVFVIQSTSYPANDNLMELLIMVDALKRASARRITAVLPYFGYARQDRKPGPRTPISAKLVANLVTKAGADRVLSVDLHAGQIQGFFDIPTDNLFAAPVMSADVKSRYMGKDWMVVSPDVGGVVRARALAKRLDNAPLAIVDKRRERAGESEVMNIIGDVSGRFCILIDDIVDSAGTLCNAAAALKEAGAEDVVAYCTHGVLSGGAVSRVESSVLKELIITDSIGNHAVIADSPHIRHLTIAPLIAEAIRRIADESSVSSLFD, encoded by the coding sequence ATGAAGCTGATCGCCGGCAATTCGAACCTTCCCCTCGCCCAGGCGATTTCGGGCTATCTCGAAATCCCGCTGACCGAAGCCAATGTCCGCCGCTTCGCCGACGAGGAAATATTTGTCGAGGTTCTCGAGAATGTCCGCGGCGAGGACGTGTTCGTCATTCAGTCGACCAGCTATCCGGCGAATGACAATCTGATGGAACTGCTGATCATGGTCGATGCGCTCAAGCGCGCGTCGGCCCGCCGCATCACTGCCGTGCTCCCCTATTTCGGCTATGCCCGCCAGGACCGGAAGCCCGGGCCGCGCACGCCGATCTCGGCCAAGCTGGTCGCCAATCTGGTGACCAAGGCGGGCGCCGACCGCGTGCTTTCGGTCGATTTGCATGCCGGACAGATCCAGGGCTTCTTCGACATTCCGACCGACAATCTCTTCGCCGCGCCGGTGATGTCGGCCGACGTCAAGTCGCGCTACATGGGCAAGGACTGGATGGTCGTGTCGCCCGACGTCGGCGGCGTGGTCCGCGCCCGCGCGCTCGCCAAGCGGCTCGACAATGCCCCGCTCGCCATCGTCGACAAGCGGCGCGAGCGCGCCGGTGAATCCGAAGTGATGAACATCATCGGCGATGTTTCGGGGCGCTTCTGCATCCTGATCGACGATATCGTCGATTCGGCCGGAACCCTGTGCAACGCCGCCGCCGCGCTGAAGGAAGCCGGGGCGGAAGACGTCGTCGCCTATTGTACCCACGGCGTGCTTTCGGGGGGCGCGGTGAGCCGCGTCGAATCGTCGGTGCTCAAGGAACTGATCATCACCGATTCGATCGGCAACCATGCGGTGATCGCCGACAGCCCGCACATCCGCCACCTGACCATCGCGCCGCTGATCGCCGAGGCGATCCGCCGCATCGCCGACGAATCGAGCGTGTCGAGCCTGTTCGACTGA
- a CDS encoding DUF5615 family PIN-like protein, which yields MTFFADECVAESVSRFLEKRGHTVIRAKDTVPEGTQDPIVAKVANDLEAILLTDDADFKAIIARRPDGQRARFRRLSRVGIGCKHAQAVTRIAASIDLIEFEFQQAQSRPDKRVIIEVKTNLIRILR from the coding sequence TTGACCTTCTTCGCTGACGAATGTGTGGCGGAGTCAGTTTCGCGCTTTCTTGAGAAGCGTGGGCATACAGTAATTCGGGCAAAAGACACGGTCCCTGAAGGGACCCAAGACCCGATTGTCGCAAAGGTTGCGAATGACCTTGAGGCCATCCTACTCACAGATGACGCAGATTTTAAGGCCATTATCGCCCGTAGACCGGATGGGCAAAGGGCCCGCTTTCGTAGGCTCAGCCGCGTAGGGATCGGGTGTAAACACGCGCAAGCCGTCACGCGCATTGCGGCGTCAATCGACCTTATAGAATTTGAATTTCAGCAGGCTCAATCTCGACCTGATAAGCGCGTAATTATCGAAGTGAAAACTAATTTGATTAGGATTCTTCGCTAG
- a CDS encoding electron transfer flavoprotein subunit beta/FixA family protein produces MKVIVPVKRVLDYNVKPRVKADGSGVDLANVKMSMNPFDEIAVEEAIRLKEAGTVTEIVAVSIGEAKAQETLRTALAMGADRAILVTAEDKVEPLGVAKILAKIVEEESPEMVILGKQAIDDDNNQTGQMLAALLGWGQGTFASKVEIADGAAKVTREVDGGLETVSLKLPAIVTTDLRLNEPRYASLPNIMKAKSKPLANKTPADYGVDTAPRLTTLKVTEPPKREAGIKVPDVDTLVAKLKEMGVA; encoded by the coding sequence ATGAAGGTTATCGTGCCGGTCAAGCGCGTGCTTGACTATAACGTAAAGCCCCGCGTCAAGGCGGACGGCAGCGGCGTCGACCTCGCCAACGTCAAGATGTCGATGAACCCGTTCGACGAAATCGCCGTCGAAGAGGCGATCCGCCTCAAGGAAGCGGGCACCGTCACCGAAATCGTCGCCGTGTCGATCGGCGAGGCCAAGGCGCAGGAAACGCTGCGCACCGCGCTCGCTATGGGCGCCGACCGCGCGATCCTGGTGACTGCAGAGGATAAGGTCGAGCCGCTCGGCGTCGCCAAGATCCTCGCCAAGATCGTCGAAGAGGAATCGCCCGAAATGGTGATCCTCGGCAAGCAGGCGATCGACGACGACAACAACCAGACCGGCCAGATGCTCGCGGCGCTGCTCGGCTGGGGTCAGGGCACATTCGCCAGCAAGGTCGAAATCGCCGACGGCGCCGCCAAGGTGACGCGCGAAGTCGATGGCGGTCTCGAAACCGTCAGCCTCAAGCTGCCGGCGATCGTCACCACCGATCTTCGCCTCAACGAGCCGCGCTACGCTTCGCTGCCGAACATCATGAAGGCCAAGAGCAAGCCGCTCGCGAACAAGACGCCCGCCGATTACGGCGTCGACACCGCGCCGCGCCTGACGACGCTCAAGGTCACCGAGCCGCCCAAGCGCGAAGCCGGCATCAAGGTGCCCGACGTCGACACTTTGGTCGCCAAGCTCAAGGAAATGGGTGTCGCGTAA
- the sucC gene encoding ADP-forming succinate--CoA ligase subunit beta: MNIHEYQAKELLAKFGVPVPAGYAAMSVEEAVEAMGKLPGPLYVVKAQIHAGGRGKGKFKELPPEAKGGVRLAKTEQEVREAAHEMLGNTLVTVQTGDAGKQVQRLYVTDGVDIEKEFYLALLVDRATGRVAFVASTEGGMDIEEVAHSTPEKIHTIDVDPATGFMPHHGRAVAAALELDGDLAKQAQKVASTLYAAFLGTDAAQIEINPLAITGDKQLMVLDAKVGFDSNAMFRHKDLAELRDLTEEDPAEIEASKYDLAYIKLDGDIGCMVNGAGLAMATMDIIKLNGMFPANFLDVGGGANTEKVTAAFKIILSDPAVKGILVNIFGGIMKCDVIAEGIIAAAKEVNLSVPLVVRLEGTNVQQGKDILANSGLPIVPANDLGDAAQKIVAEVQKAA, encoded by the coding sequence ATGAACATTCACGAATATCAGGCCAAGGAACTGCTTGCGAAATTCGGGGTCCCCGTGCCCGCCGGCTATGCGGCGATGAGCGTCGAGGAAGCCGTCGAGGCAATGGGCAAGCTGCCCGGGCCGCTTTATGTCGTGAAGGCGCAGATTCATGCCGGCGGCCGCGGCAAGGGCAAGTTCAAGGAACTGCCGCCCGAAGCCAAGGGCGGCGTCCGCCTCGCCAAGACAGAGCAGGAAGTACGCGAAGCGGCGCATGAAATGCTCGGCAACACGCTCGTCACCGTCCAGACGGGCGACGCGGGCAAGCAGGTGCAGCGCCTCTACGTCACCGACGGCGTCGACATCGAGAAGGAATTCTATCTCGCGCTGCTGGTCGATCGCGCCACCGGCCGCGTCGCCTTTGTCGCATCGACCGAAGGCGGCATGGACATCGAGGAAGTCGCGCATTCGACTCCCGAGAAGATCCACACGATCGACGTCGATCCCGCGACCGGCTTCATGCCGCATCACGGCCGCGCCGTCGCCGCCGCGCTGGAACTCGACGGCGATCTCGCCAAGCAGGCGCAAAAGGTCGCGAGCACGCTCTATGCCGCGTTCCTCGGCACTGATGCCGCGCAGATCGAAATCAATCCGCTCGCCATCACCGGCGACAAGCAGCTGATGGTGCTCGACGCCAAGGTCGGCTTCGATTCGAATGCGATGTTCCGTCACAAGGATCTCGCCGAGCTGCGCGACCTTACCGAGGAAGATCCCGCCGAAATCGAAGCGTCGAAATACGACCTCGCCTACATCAAGCTCGACGGCGATATCGGCTGCATGGTCAACGGCGCGGGCCTGGCGATGGCGACGATGGACATCATCAAGCTCAATGGCATGTTCCCGGCGAACTTCCTCGACGTCGGCGGCGGCGCCAACACCGAGAAGGTGACCGCGGCGTTCAAGATCATCCTCAGCGATCCGGCGGTGAAGGGCATTCTCGTCAACATCTTCGGCGGCATCATGAAGTGCGACGTCATCGCCGAGGGCATCATCGCCGCGGCGAAGGAAGTGAACCTTTCGGTGCCGCTGGTCGTTCGCCTCGAGGGAACCAATGTCCAGCAGGGCAAGGACATCCTCGCCAATTCGGGCCTTCCGATCGTTCCGGCAAACGATCTGGGCGACGCCGCCCAGAAGATCGTCGCCGAGGTTCAGAAGGCCGCCTGA
- the gltX gene encoding glutamate--tRNA ligase, which translates to MTVTTRFAPSPTGLLHVGNLRTALHNWLFARSQGGRFLLRIDDTDRERSREEYVDAARADLAWMGIVPDGEARQSERFDRYEARFAELVSAGRVYPAYETPEELDLRRKVLLGRGLPPVYDRAALKLSDEQRAAYEAEGRTPHWRFKLAHDAPIIWDDRVRGFQKFDPAALSDPVIRRGDGSWLYLLPSVIDDIEMGITHVVRGEDHVSNTAAQIQMFEALGATPPVFAHAALLTGSEGKLSKRLGSLGVSHFREEGIEPQALVALLARLGTSDAVEPFADPAPLIQSFSFSRFGRAPARFDEGELAALNARIVHQLPFDAVADRLPEGVDATAWEAVRPNLAKVSEAQDWWQVIEGPITKPGLSDEDRDFLAMAVQAAEAIDWSGTPWQALTGALKAQTGRKGKPLFLPLRQALTGRDHGPEMAALLPLIGRARAVARLRAAAASA; encoded by the coding sequence ATGACCGTCACAACCCGCTTTGCGCCGAGCCCGACCGGGCTGTTGCATGTCGGCAACTTGCGCACCGCGCTGCATAACTGGCTGTTCGCGCGCTCGCAGGGGGGCCGTTTCCTGCTGCGCATCGACGATACCGACCGCGAGCGTTCGCGTGAGGAATATGTCGATGCGGCACGCGCCGACCTTGCCTGGATGGGAATCGTGCCCGATGGCGAGGCGCGCCAGTCGGAACGTTTCGATCGCTATGAAGCGCGGTTCGCCGAGCTGGTGTCGGCGGGGCGCGTCTATCCCGCATATGAAACGCCCGAGGAGCTCGACTTGCGGCGCAAGGTCTTGCTCGGACGTGGACTGCCGCCGGTGTATGACCGTGCGGCGCTCAAGCTCAGTGACGAACAGCGCGCGGCGTACGAAGCCGAGGGGCGGACGCCGCACTGGCGATTCAAGCTTGCGCATGACGCGCCCATCATCTGGGACGATCGGGTGCGCGGCTTCCAGAAATTCGATCCCGCGGCGCTGAGCGATCCGGTGATCCGGCGCGGCGACGGCAGCTGGCTCTATCTGCTGCCCTCGGTGATCGACGATATCGAGATGGGCATCACGCATGTCGTGCGCGGCGAGGACCATGTTTCGAACACCGCCGCGCAGATCCAGATGTTCGAGGCGCTGGGCGCGACGCCGCCGGTCTTCGCGCATGCCGCGCTGCTTACGGGGAGCGAAGGCAAGCTTTCGAAGCGGCTGGGGTCGCTCGGCGTGTCGCATTTCCGCGAGGAGGGGATCGAGCCGCAGGCGCTGGTCGCGCTGCTCGCGCGGCTGGGCACGTCCGATGCGGTCGAGCCCTTCGCCGATCCCGCGCCGCTGATCCAATCGTTCAGCTTCTCGCGCTTCGGGCGCGCCCCGGCGCGGTTCGACGAAGGCGAACTGGCGGCGCTCAATGCGCGGATCGTGCATCAACTGCCGTTCGATGCGGTCGCCGACCGGCTGCCCGAGGGTGTCGATGCCACGGCATGGGAAGCGGTGCGCCCCAATCTCGCCAAGGTGAGCGAGGCGCAGGACTGGTGGCAGGTCATCGAAGGGCCGATCACGAAGCCCGGGCTTTCCGACGAGGATCGGGACTTTCTGGCAATGGCGGTGCAGGCTGCCGAGGCGATCGACTGGTCCGGGACACCCTGGCAGGCGCTCACCGGCGCGCTCAAGGCGCAGACCGGGCGCAAGGGCAAGCCGCTGTTCCTGCCGCTGCGCCAGGCGCTTACCGGGCGCGATCACGGCCCGGAAATGGCAGCGCTTCTGCCGCTGATCGGGCGCGCACGCGCCGTTGCGCGCCTGCGCGCGGCGGCGGCTTCGGCCTGA
- a CDS encoding histone deacetylase family protein — protein MRGYFDRRQLAHAPERELHNGGYMAYAESPARAEAVAAALPELEAPEDRGEGPILAVHDAGYVDFLKRVPRLWADAGREGDATGYVWPVVGRRPLNLSRVDALIGQHSFDASTPVTADSWSSAYWASQSALAATDAVLNGERAAFALCRPPGHHAGADYCGGYCYLNHAAVAAQAARDAGKARVAILDIDYHHGNGTQDIFADRADVFYASIHADPTTDYPFFWGHADERGHSAGEGATLNLPLPRGTTLAPYRAALQQALDAVAAFSPELLVVSLGVDTYAGDAISFFGIETADYAVLARDIAARGWPTAILMEGGYTIDAIGANVSRFLSGF, from the coding sequence ATGCGCGGCTATTTCGACCGGCGCCAGCTTGCCCATGCGCCCGAGCGCGAGCTGCACAATGGCGGCTATATGGCCTATGCCGAAAGCCCCGCGCGGGCCGAGGCGGTGGCGGCCGCGCTGCCGGAGCTGGAGGCGCCGGAGGATCGCGGCGAGGGGCCGATCCTGGCGGTGCATGACGCGGGCTATGTCGATTTTCTCAAGCGCGTCCCGCGGCTATGGGCCGATGCGGGGCGCGAAGGCGATGCCACCGGCTATGTCTGGCCGGTGGTGGGGAGGCGCCCGCTCAATCTGTCGCGTGTCGATGCGCTGATCGGACAGCACAGCTTCGATGCGTCGACGCCGGTCACGGCGGATAGCTGGAGCAGCGCTTACTGGGCGAGCCAAAGCGCGCTCGCCGCGACGGACGCGGTACTGAATGGCGAGCGCGCCGCCTTCGCGCTGTGCCGCCCGCCCGGCCATCATGCCGGGGCCGATTATTGCGGCGGCTATTGCTATCTCAACCACGCCGCGGTCGCCGCGCAGGCGGCGCGTGATGCGGGCAAGGCGCGCGTGGCGATCCTCGACATCGACTATCATCATGGCAACGGCACGCAGGATATTTTCGCCGACCGGGCCGATGTCTTCTACGCCTCGATCCATGCCGATCCGACGACCGACTATCCCTTTTTCTGGGGCCACGCCGACGAGCGTGGCCATAGCGCGGGGGAAGGCGCGACGCTGAACCTGCCGCTGCCGCGCGGCACGACGCTCGCCCCCTATCGCGCGGCGCTGCAACAGGCGCTCGATGCAGTTGCGGCATTTTCACCGGAGCTGCTGGTCGTCAGTCTGGGCGTCGATACCTATGCCGGGGACGCCATCTCCTTCTTCGGGATCGAGACGGCCGATTATGCCGTGCTGGCGCGCGATATCGCCGCGCGCGGCTGGCCGACCGCTATCCTGATGGAAGGCGGCTATACGATCGATGCGATCGGCGCCAATGTGTCGCGCTTTCTCAGCGGCTTCTAG
- a CDS encoding sterol desaturase family protein — MSLAFHILLFFATVIFMEGFAYVAHRWVMHGPGWFLHESHHRPRTGAFEWNDLYAAIFAVPSFVLLLGGVQLGWWPGFAWIGAGIAAYGAIYFGFHDVIVHRRVGHRYVPRSRYMKRIIQAHRLHHVVEAKHGTVSFGFLWAPRPEVLKAQLARRGKAGIRAAKG, encoded by the coding sequence ATGTCGCTTGCGTTCCACATCCTGCTGTTCTTCGCGACCGTGATCTTCATGGAAGGCTTCGCCTATGTCGCGCATCGCTGGGTGATGCACGGGCCGGGCTGGTTTCTGCACGAAAGCCATCACCGCCCGCGCACCGGCGCATTCGAATGGAACGATCTCTATGCCGCGATCTTCGCGGTGCCGTCCTTCGTGCTGCTGCTCGGCGGGGTCCAGCTGGGCTGGTGGCCGGGTTTCGCGTGGATCGGCGCGGGGATTGCCGCGTACGGCGCGATCTATTTCGGCTTTCACGACGTGATCGTGCATCGCCGCGTGGGGCACCGCTATGTGCCGCGCTCACGCTATATGAAGCGGATCATCCAGGCGCATCGGTTGCACCATGTAGTCGAGGCGAAGCACGGCACGGTGAGCTTTGGCTTTCTCTGGGCGCCGCGACCCGAGGTGCTCAAGGCGCAGTTGGCACGGCGGGGCAAGGCCGGGATTCGGGCGGCGAAGGGCTGA
- a CDS encoding electron transfer flavoprotein subunit alpha/FixB family protein, translating to MKTLVWVEHDNASLKDATLAAVTAASKLGEVHLLVAGSGCSAVADAAAKIAGVGKVHVADDAAYENALAENVAPLIASLMDHHDAFIAPATTTGKNIAPRVAALLDVMQISDILSVESEDTFTRPIYAGNAIATVQTKDAKKVITVRGTAFDKAAAEGGSGTVEAVSSEGDKGISSFVGAEIAESERPELTSAKIVVSGGRALQNGENFKEIIEPLADKLGAAVGASRAAVDAGYVPNDYQVGQTGKIVAPEVYIAIGISGAIQHLAGMKDSKTIVAINKDEDAPIFQVADLGLVADLFKAVPEMTDKL from the coding sequence ATGAAGACTCTGGTTTGGGTCGAACACGACAACGCATCGCTCAAGGATGCGACGCTCGCCGCCGTCACCGCGGCTTCGAAGCTCGGTGAAGTGCATCTGCTGGTCGCGGGGTCAGGCTGCTCGGCCGTCGCCGATGCCGCTGCCAAGATCGCCGGCGTGGGCAAGGTCCATGTCGCCGACGACGCGGCCTATGAAAACGCGCTGGCCGAAAATGTCGCGCCGCTGATCGCATCGCTGATGGATCATCACGACGCGTTCATCGCGCCCGCGACCACCACCGGCAAGAATATCGCGCCGCGCGTCGCCGCGCTGCTCGACGTGATGCAGATTTCGGACATCCTCTCGGTCGAGAGCGAAGACACGTTCACGCGCCCGATCTATGCCGGCAACGCGATCGCCACCGTCCAGACCAAGGACGCCAAGAAGGTGATCACCGTGCGCGGTACGGCGTTCGACAAGGCCGCTGCCGAAGGCGGTTCGGGCACGGTCGAAGCCGTGTCGAGCGAAGGCGACAAGGGCATTTCGAGCTTCGTCGGCGCCGAGATCGCCGAAAGCGAACGCCCCGAGCTGACCAGCGCCAAGATCGTCGTTTCGGGCGGCCGCGCGCTGCAGAATGGCGAGAATTTCAAGGAAATCATCGAACCGCTCGCCGACAAGCTCGGCGCCGCGGTCGGTGCTTCGCGCGCCGCGGTCGATGCCGGCTATGTCCCCAACGACTATCAGGTCGGCCAGACCGGCAAGATCGTCGCCCCGGAAGTCTATATCGCGATCGGCATTTCGGGTGCGATCCAGCATCTCGCCGGCATGAAGGATTCGAAGACGATCGTCGCGATCAACAAGGACGAAGACGCGCCGATCTTCCAGGTCGCCGATCTCGGCCTCGTCGCGGACCTGTTCAAGGCCGTGCCGGAGATGACCGACAAGCTCTGA
- the nhaA gene encoding Na+/H+ antiporter NhaA yields the protein MAKPTPQKSRSALRDFLTSEAAGGIILILAAALAMVVANIPDISEAYFHFLHWGKETGIVISSHHGPMTAHLWINDGLMAIFFLLVGLEIKREFVDGRLASWERRRLPVVAAAAGMVVPAVIYLAVTSTSPVDVHAGWAVPAATDIAFAIGVLAILGRHAPTSLKLFLTTVAIVDDMGAVAIIALAYTAHINTLALLGAAFILAVMYVLNRSGVRHLWIYLLLAAVLWYFVFLSGVHATIAGVLAAMMIPITKSPGHPDDVDSPLHRLEHGIAPWSNFLIVPLFGFANAGVSLAGLGPEVLLLPLPLGIAAGLFLGKQFGIFGSIWLANKTGFAAKPGGCTWAQVYGVSMLAGIGFTMSLFIGGLAFPGQELLVDEVKIGVLCGSILSAVFGFLLLRFAPSPRKVARVRKEKRGGRTPAEYKALVDG from the coding sequence ATGGCCAAACCGACCCCACAGAAGAGCCGCTCGGCACTGCGCGATTTTCTGACCAGCGAGGCGGCAGGCGGAATCATCCTGATCCTCGCCGCGGCGCTGGCGATGGTGGTCGCCAACATACCCGATATTTCGGAGGCCTATTTCCACTTCCTGCATTGGGGGAAGGAGACCGGCATCGTCATCTCCTCGCATCACGGGCCGATGACCGCGCATCTGTGGATCAACGACGGATTGATGGCCATCTTCTTCCTGCTCGTCGGGCTCGAAATCAAACGCGAATTCGTCGACGGGCGGCTGGCGAGCTGGGAACGGCGGCGGCTGCCGGTGGTCGCGGCGGCGGCGGGCATGGTGGTGCCGGCGGTGATCTATCTCGCCGTCACTTCGACCAGCCCGGTCGACGTCCATGCCGGCTGGGCGGTTCCGGCGGCGACCGACATCGCCTTCGCCATCGGCGTGCTGGCGATTCTCGGGCGCCACGCACCGACATCGCTCAAGCTGTTCCTCACCACCGTCGCGATCGTCGACGATATGGGCGCCGTCGCGATCATCGCGCTCGCCTATACCGCGCATATCAACACGCTGGCGCTGCTCGGCGCGGCGTTCATCCTCGCGGTGATGTACGTCCTCAACCGCAGCGGCGTGCGGCATTTGTGGATCTATCTGCTGCTTGCCGCCGTGCTCTGGTATTTCGTCTTCCTGTCGGGCGTGCATGCGACGATCGCGGGTGTCCTGGCGGCGATGATGATTCCGATCACCAAATCGCCCGGCCATCCCGATGACGTCGATTCGCCGCTGCACAGGCTCGAACACGGCATCGCGCCCTGGTCGAACTTCCTGATCGTGCCGCTGTTCGGCTTCGCCAATGCCGGCGTTTCGCTCGCGGGGCTCGGCCCCGAAGTGCTGCTGCTGCCGCTGCCGCTCGGCATCGCCGCTGGTCTGTTCCTCGGCAAGCAATTCGGCATTTTCGGCAGCATCTGGCTGGCCAACAAGACCGGCTTTGCCGCCAAACCCGGCGGCTGCACCTGGGCGCAGGTCTATGGCGTGTCGATGCTCGCCGGGATCGGTTTCACGATGAGTCTGTTCATCGGCGGGCTCGCTTTCCCCGGTCAGGAATTGCTCGTCGACGAAGTGAAGATCGGGGTGCTGTGCGGCTCGATCCTGTCGGCGGTCTTCGGCTTCCTGCTGCTGCGCTTCGCACCCAGCCCGCGCAAGGTGGCCAGGGTGCGCAAGGAAAAGCGCGGTGGGCGCACACCGGCGGAATACAAGGCGCTGGTCGACGGCTGA
- a CDS encoding DUF433 domain-containing protein: MNHEKRGGKAVNATSAVLRAFSVDHAARVTGLSKSRLTRWDKLGLFSPEHLDDEDRGNPYSRVYSFRDLVGLRTLKILTDKFGVPLRELQKAAAELEKRSDRPWEQIPLAVLKRKVVFDLYTAPRDADGQSVLKHIPLPAIVEEVTQEANNLRDRDVAKVGQIERRRYVAHNAYVIAGTRIPTSAIESFIEENYTDAEIVAEYPSITISDVAAVRNKMKAVA; this comes from the coding sequence GTGAATCACGAAAAACGAGGGGGGAAAGCGGTGAATGCTACAAGCGCAGTTCTGCGCGCGTTCAGCGTGGACCATGCCGCTCGCGTAACCGGCCTTTCGAAATCACGCCTTACGCGCTGGGACAAGCTCGGTCTGTTCTCTCCTGAACATCTTGATGATGAGGACAGAGGCAACCCCTATAGTCGCGTCTATTCCTTCCGTGACCTCGTGGGTCTACGAACGCTAAAAATTCTCACGGATAAGTTTGGTGTTCCTCTTAGAGAGCTTCAAAAAGCAGCGGCAGAACTCGAGAAACGCTCGGACCGGCCATGGGAACAAATTCCTCTGGCAGTACTCAAACGCAAGGTGGTGTTTGACCTATACACCGCTCCGCGTGACGCAGACGGACAATCGGTACTGAAACACATCCCACTTCCGGCCATTGTCGAAGAGGTCACGCAAGAGGCGAATAATCTTCGCGATCGTGATGTTGCGAAAGTCGGACAAATCGAACGTCGCCGCTATGTGGCTCACAACGCATATGTGATTGCAGGAACACGTATACCAACAAGCGCTATCGAAAGTTTCATCGAAGAGAATTATACCGACGCAGAAATCGTCGCAGAATATCCATCAATCACAATATCTGACGTGGCTGCGGTGCGAAACAAAATGAAGGCGGTTGCCTGA
- a CDS encoding MFS transporter, whose translation MPSSPQSASQHRYPVALIHFALAMGGFAIGTTEFATMSLLPYFAADLGIDEPTAGHVISAYAAGVVVGAPLLAVIGAKMPRRRLLVLLMAVFALANGLSALAPDYTSMLVFRFVSGLPHGAYFGVASLVAASLVPQAQRTQAVARVLLGLTVATVIGVPLANWLGQAAGWRWGFAVVAALATATAATVFAVAPRVPADPDASPAKELDALKHGQVWLTLGVGAIGFGGMFCVYTYVASTLLEVTQVSDGWIPVVLAIFGLGMTAGNIVVPRFADRAVLPSAGILLLWSACVLALYSVTAGNVWTLCITVFAIGWGGALGPVLQTRLMDVARDGQGLAAALNHSAFNTANAIGPLLGGMAIAAGWGFPATGLVGSSLALGGLAIWAIAYGLERRRR comes from the coding sequence ATGCCAAGCTCCCCCCAAAGCGCCTCCCAGCATCGCTACCCCGTTGCCCTGATCCATTTCGCGCTCGCGATGGGCGGGTTCGCGATCGGGACGACCGAATTCGCGACGATGAGCCTGCTGCCCTATTTCGCGGCCGATCTCGGCATCGACGAACCGACCGCGGGCCATGTCATCAGCGCTTATGCGGCGGGCGTCGTCGTCGGCGCGCCGTTGCTCGCGGTGATCGGGGCGAAGATGCCGCGTCGCCGGCTGCTGGTGCTGCTGATGGCGGTGTTCGCGCTCGCCAACGGGCTGAGCGCCCTCGCCCCGGACTATACCTCGATGCTGGTCTTCCGCTTTGTCAGCGGCCTGCCGCACGGCGCCTATTTCGGTGTCGCCTCGCTCGTCGCGGCCTCGCTTGTCCCGCAGGCACAGCGCACCCAGGCCGTGGCGCGCGTGCTGCTCGGGCTCACCGTCGCCACCGTCATCGGCGTGCCGCTCGCCAACTGGCTGGGGCAGGCGGCAGGGTGGCGCTGGGGCTTCGCCGTCGTCGCCGCGCTCGCCACGGCGACCGCCGCGACCGTATTCGCCGTAGCGCCGCGCGTCCCCGCCGATCCCGATGCCAGCCCGGCCAAGGAACTCGACGCGCTCAAGCACGGCCAGGTGTGGCTGACGCTCGGCGTCGGCGCGATCGGCTTTGGCGGCATGTTCTGCGTCTATACTTATGTCGCATCGACGCTGCTCGAAGTGACTCAGGTGTCGGACGGGTGGATCCCGGTGGTGCTCGCGATCTTCGGGCTCGGCATGACGGCGGGGAATATCGTCGTCCCGCGCTTCGCCGATCGCGCGGTGTTGCCCTCAGCGGGTATCCTGCTCCTCTGGAGCGCCTGCGTCCTCGCGCTCTACAGCGTCACGGCGGGCAATGTCTGGACGCTTTGCATCACCGTCTTCGCGATCGGCTGGGGCGGCGCGCTCGGGCCAGTGCTCCAGACGCGGCTGATGGATGTCGCTCGCGACGGTCAGGGGCTCGCCGCCGCGCTCAATCATTCGGCGTTCAACACCGCCAATGCGATCGGCCCGCTGCTCGGCGGGATGGCGATCGCCGCGGGCTGGGGTTTTCCGGCCACGGGGCTCGTCGGCAGCAGCCTCGCGCTCGGCGGGCTTGCGATCTGGGCAATCGCCTACGGCCTGGAGCGGCGACGCCGCTAG